One Nocardia sp. BMG111209 DNA segment encodes these proteins:
- a CDS encoding peroxiredoxin yields the protein MRTGEKAPAFELPDQSGTVRSLDSLLTGGPLVLFFYPKANTPVCTAEACHFRDLSADFAAIGASCAGISTDAVETQAGFAEAQRLGYPVLSDVGGVVAAQFGVKRGLLSAIMPVKRHTFVIDTDRTVLDVITGELKANVHADEALAFLKQRNS from the coding sequence ATGAGGACAGGTGAGAAGGCGCCCGCGTTCGAGCTCCCCGACCAGTCCGGCACCGTCCGGTCGCTGGATTCGCTGCTGACCGGCGGCCCGCTGGTGCTGTTCTTCTACCCGAAGGCGAATACGCCGGTCTGCACGGCCGAGGCCTGCCATTTCCGGGATCTGTCCGCCGATTTCGCGGCGATCGGCGCGAGCTGCGCCGGGATCAGCACCGACGCGGTCGAGACGCAGGCCGGATTCGCCGAGGCCCAGCGCCTGGGCTATCCGGTGCTCTCCGATGTCGGCGGCGTGGTGGCCGCGCAGTTCGGCGTCAAGCGCGGGCTGCTGAGCGCGATCATGCCGGTGAAGCGGCACACCTTCGTCATCGACACCGATCGCACGGTGCTCGACGTGATCACCGGCGAACTCAAGGCGAACGTCCACGCCGACGAGGCGCTGGCCTTCCTGAAACAGCGCAACAGCTGA
- a CDS encoding MarR family winged helix-turn-helix transcriptional regulator: protein MLVALTTKLPAAMDTQMQNESGVTHFEYIVMSVLAEQPGHRLQLSDLAQKANASLSRLSHVVTKLERLGWVVRDAQTGRRGAQAVLTNLGLERVQQATPGYQEAVRGLVFDGLDPEQTEQLVELGEALIEQLDSGLARGIGRAGGRPDDNKGRPTRAPRRR, encoded by the coding sequence ATGCTCGTCGCACTGACGACCAAACTTCCGGCCGCGATGGATACCCAGATGCAGAACGAGTCCGGGGTCACGCATTTCGAGTACATCGTCATGTCGGTACTCGCGGAGCAGCCCGGTCATCGCCTGCAGCTGAGTGATCTCGCGCAGAAGGCTAATGCATCGCTATCCAGGTTGTCCCATGTGGTGACCAAGCTCGAGCGACTCGGCTGGGTGGTGCGCGACGCGCAGACCGGCCGCCGCGGCGCGCAGGCCGTCCTGACCAACCTCGGCCTCGAGCGAGTGCAACAGGCTACTCCCGGCTATCAGGAGGCCGTGCGGGGTCTCGTCTTCGACGGCCTGGACCCCGAGCAGACCGAACAACTGGTCGAACTGGGTGAGGCGCTGATCGAGCAGCTGGACTCCGGACTGGCCCGCGGCATCGGCCGCGCCGGCGGACGCCCCGACGACAACAAGGGCCGGCCCACCCGGGCGCCCCGGCGGCGCTGA
- the hisI gene encoding phosphoribosyl-AMP cyclohydrolase: MSLDPAIAARLKRNEAGLVAAIAQERGSGDVLMMAWMDDEALARTLSTRKATYYSRSRRQYWVKGETSGHTQYVHEVRLDCDGDAVLLIVDQTGGACHTGDHTCWDGDVLLTGPAAE, translated from the coding sequence ATGAGTCTCGATCCGGCCATCGCCGCCCGCCTCAAGCGCAACGAGGCGGGGTTGGTCGCCGCCATCGCGCAGGAGCGCGGCAGCGGCGACGTGCTGATGATGGCGTGGATGGACGACGAGGCGCTGGCCCGCACGCTCTCGACCCGCAAGGCCACCTACTACTCCCGCTCCCGGCGGCAGTACTGGGTCAAGGGCGAGACCTCCGGCCACACCCAGTACGTGCACGAGGTGCGCCTGGACTGCGACGGCGACGCGGTACTGCTGATCGTCGACCAGACCGGCGGCGCCTGCCACACCGGCGATCACACCTGCTGGGACGGGGACGTCCTGCTCACCGGCCCCGCGGCGGAATAG
- the hisF gene encoding imidazole glycerol phosphate synthase subunit HisF has translation MSLAVRVIPCLDVDAGRVVKGVNFENLRDAGDPVELAAAYDAQGADELTFLDVTASTGDRGTMIDVVTRTAEQIFIPLTVGGGVRTVDDVDRLLRAGADKVSVNTAAIADPEILRAMSERFGSQCIVLSVDARLVPDGNPPTPSGWEVTTHGGKRSTGIDAIEWAARGAELGVGEILLNSMDADGTKGGFDLPMIESVRRAVSVPIIASGGAGRVGHFPPAVQTGADAVLAASVFHFGDLTIPQVKEAMRAEGIVVR, from the coding sequence ATGAGTCTGGCCGTCCGTGTGATCCCGTGCCTGGACGTGGACGCGGGCCGCGTCGTCAAGGGCGTGAACTTCGAGAATCTGCGCGACGCGGGCGATCCGGTGGAACTGGCCGCCGCCTACGACGCCCAGGGCGCCGACGAGCTGACCTTCCTCGACGTCACCGCCTCCACCGGCGATCGCGGCACCATGATCGACGTGGTGACCCGCACCGCCGAGCAGATCTTCATCCCGCTCACCGTCGGCGGCGGCGTCCGCACGGTCGACGACGTGGACCGGTTGCTGCGGGCCGGCGCCGACAAGGTCTCGGTGAACACCGCCGCGATCGCCGATCCGGAGATCCTGCGCGCGATGTCGGAGCGGTTCGGCTCGCAGTGCATCGTGCTGTCGGTGGACGCCCGGCTGGTCCCGGACGGCAATCCGCCGACGCCGTCGGGCTGGGAGGTCACCACCCACGGCGGTAAGCGCAGTACCGGCATCGACGCGATCGAGTGGGCGGCGCGCGGCGCCGAACTCGGGGTCGGCGAGATCCTGCTCAACTCGATGGACGCCGACGGCACCAAGGGTGGTTTCGATCTGCCGATGATCGAATCGGTGCGGCGGGCGGTCTCGGTGCCGATCATCGCCAGCGGCGGCGCCGGGCGGGTCGGGCACTTCCCGCCGGCGGTGCAGACCGGGGCCGACGCGGTGCTGGCGGCGAGCGTCTTCCACTTCGGCGACCTGACGATCCCGCAGGTGAAGGAGGCCATGCGGGCCGAGGGTATCGTCGTTCGCTGA
- a CDS encoding inositol monophosphatase codes for MTTVAATADLTGLLATASAALDSVVPRFVAGVGAPSAVVKGQGDFATEFDLELERTLSGLLTEQTGIPVHGEEFGGPELTTGTAWVLDPIDGTFNYSSGHPLSGMLLALVREGEPVLGLTWLPLLGRTYAAVAGGPVLVDGQPVPPLARARLSDAMIGFGAFNTDSRGRIPGSFRFDLLGALSRLSGRVRMHGSTGIDLAFTASGVLGGAVVFGHHAWDNAAGVALVRAAGGVVTDLAGAPWTIESGSVLAAAPGVHEELLELIDSAVDRARRDGQAGR; via the coding sequence ATGACCACCGTCGCTGCGACCGCCGACCTCACCGGGCTGCTGGCCACGGCGAGCGCGGCGCTGGATTCGGTCGTGCCGCGTTTCGTGGCCGGCGTCGGCGCACCGAGCGCGGTGGTGAAGGGCCAGGGCGATTTCGCCACCGAATTCGACCTGGAGCTGGAACGGACGCTGTCGGGCCTGCTGACCGAGCAGACCGGAATCCCGGTGCACGGTGAGGAGTTCGGCGGCCCCGAGCTGACCACCGGCACCGCGTGGGTGCTCGATCCGATCGACGGCACCTTCAACTATTCGTCCGGGCATCCGCTGTCCGGCATGCTGCTGGCGCTGGTCCGCGAGGGTGAGCCGGTACTCGGGCTGACCTGGCTGCCGCTGCTCGGCCGCACCTACGCGGCGGTCGCAGGCGGTCCGGTGCTGGTCGACGGGCAGCCGGTGCCGCCGCTGGCCCGCGCCCGGCTGTCGGACGCGATGATCGGCTTCGGCGCCTTCAACACCGACTCGCGCGGCCGGATCCCCGGTTCGTTCCGCTTCGATCTGCTGGGTGCGCTGAGCCGGTTGTCCGGCCGGGTCCGGATGCACGGGTCCACGGGTATCGACCTGGCGTTCACCGCGTCCGGCGTGCTCGGCGGCGCGGTCGTGTTCGGCCATCACGCCTGGGACAACGCCGCCGGGGTCGCGCTCGTGCGCGCGGCCGGGGGAGTGGTCACCGATCTCGCCGGGGCGCCCTGGACGATCGAATCCGGTTCGGTCCTCGCCGCCGCGCCCGGCGTGCACGAGGAACTGCTGGAGCTGATCGACTCCGCGGTCGACCGGGCCCGCCGCGACGGGCAGGCCGGGCGGTGA
- the priA gene encoding bifunctional 1-(5-phosphoribosyl)-5-((5-phosphoribosylamino)methylideneamino)imidazole-4-carboxamide isomerase/phosphoribosylanthranilate isomerase PriA: protein MSLVLLPAVDVANGEAVRLVQGEAGSETSYGSPRDAALAWQNDGAEWVHLVDLDAAFGKGSNRELLARVVGELDVRVELSGGIRDDDSLKAALATGCARVNVGTAALEDPVWCARALGEYGDRIAVGLDVKLIDGEYRLRGRGWVSDGGDLWEVLERLEHDGCSRYVVTDVTKDGTLTGPNLDLLREVANATESPVIASGGVSTLDDLRAIAALVDEGVEGAIVGKALYAGRFTLPEALAAVR, encoded by the coding sequence GTGAGTCTAGTGCTGCTACCCGCCGTCGATGTCGCCAATGGTGAGGCCGTGCGCCTCGTACAGGGAGAGGCCGGCAGCGAGACGAGCTACGGTTCGCCCCGCGACGCCGCCCTGGCCTGGCAGAACGACGGCGCCGAGTGGGTGCATCTGGTCGATCTGGATGCCGCCTTCGGCAAGGGCTCCAACCGCGAGCTGCTGGCCCGGGTGGTCGGTGAGCTGGACGTGCGGGTCGAGTTGTCCGGCGGCATCCGCGACGACGACTCCCTGAAGGCCGCCCTGGCCACCGGTTGTGCCCGGGTCAACGTCGGCACCGCCGCGCTGGAGGATCCGGTGTGGTGCGCCCGCGCCCTCGGTGAGTACGGCGACCGGATCGCCGTCGGCCTGGACGTGAAGTTGATCGACGGCGAGTACCGGCTGCGCGGGCGTGGCTGGGTCAGCGACGGCGGCGACCTCTGGGAGGTGCTGGAGCGGCTGGAACACGACGGCTGCAGTCGCTACGTGGTCACCGACGTCACCAAGGACGGCACCCTCACCGGCCCCAACCTGGACCTGCTGCGCGAGGTCGCCAACGCCACCGAGAGCCCGGTGATCGCCTCCGGCGGCGTGTCCACGCTGGACGATCTGCGGGCCATCGCGGCGCTGGTGGACGAGGGCGTGGAGGGCGCGATCGTCGGTAAGGCGCTGTACGCCGGGCGGTTCACGCTGCCCGAGGCGCTGGCCGCGGTGCGCTGA
- the hisH gene encoding imidazole glycerol phosphate synthase subunit HisH: MSSPRITLLDYGSGNLHSAHRALVRAGAEVTVTADPEVALEADGLVVPGVGAYAACMAGLKAVRGERIIGKRLAGGRPVLGICVGMQILFDRGVEFGVETEGCAEWPGVVDRLRAPVLPHMGWNTIEAPADSVLFAGMDAGTRFYFVHSYAAQSWEWEDNGTLAPAKLTWCDYGGRFLAAVENGPLSATQFHPEKSGDAGAQLLRNWVGSL, encoded by the coding sequence GTGAGCAGTCCCCGGATCACCCTGCTGGACTACGGTTCCGGCAATCTGCACTCCGCCCACCGTGCGCTGGTCCGCGCGGGCGCCGAGGTCACCGTCACCGCGGATCCGGAGGTGGCGCTGGAGGCCGACGGCCTGGTGGTCCCCGGTGTGGGGGCGTACGCCGCCTGTATGGCGGGCCTGAAGGCGGTGCGCGGCGAGCGCATCATCGGCAAGCGGCTCGCCGGGGGCCGGCCGGTGCTGGGCATCTGCGTCGGCATGCAGATCCTCTTCGACCGGGGCGTCGAATTCGGCGTCGAGACCGAGGGCTGCGCGGAATGGCCGGGCGTGGTCGATCGGCTGCGGGCGCCGGTCCTGCCGCACATGGGCTGGAACACGATCGAGGCCCCGGCGGACAGCGTGCTGTTCGCGGGGATGGACGCCGGCACCCGGTTCTACTTCGTGCACTCCTATGCCGCGCAGAGCTGGGAGTGGGAGGACAACGGGACCCTCGCCCCGGCGAAGCTCACCTGGTGCGACTACGGCGGCCGCTTCCTGGCCGCGGTCGAGAACGGCCCGCTGTCGGCCACCCAGTTCCATCCGGAGAAGTCCGGCGACGCGGGTGCGCAACTGCTGCGCAACTGGGTGGGGTCGCTGTAG
- the hisB gene encoding imidazoleglycerol-phosphate dehydratase HisB: protein MSAHRTARVERTTKESSIVVELDLDGTGRAEISTGVPFYDHMLTALGAHGGFDLTVRAEGDIEIEAHHTVEDTAIVLGQALGTALGDKKGIRRFGDAYIPMDETLAHAAVDVSGRPYCVHTGEPDHLLHTVIPGSPVASRSGAAGAPYSTVLNRHVFESIALNARIALHVRVLYGRDQHHITEAEFKAVARALRAAVELDPRVTGVPSTKGTL from the coding sequence GTGAGCGCGCACCGCACCGCCCGGGTCGAGCGGACCACCAAGGAGTCCAGCATCGTCGTGGAGCTGGACCTCGACGGCACCGGCCGCGCCGAGATCAGTACGGGCGTACCGTTCTACGACCACATGCTCACCGCGCTGGGCGCGCACGGCGGATTCGACCTCACCGTGCGCGCCGAGGGCGATATCGAGATCGAGGCCCACCACACGGTCGAGGACACCGCGATCGTGCTCGGTCAGGCGCTGGGCACCGCACTCGGTGACAAGAAGGGCATCCGCCGCTTCGGCGACGCCTACATCCCGATGGACGAGACGCTGGCGCACGCCGCGGTCGACGTCTCCGGCCGGCCCTACTGCGTGCACACCGGCGAGCCGGATCACCTGCTGCACACCGTGATTCCCGGTTCGCCGGTGGCGAGCCGGTCCGGCGCCGCGGGCGCGCCGTATTCGACGGTGCTGAACCGGCACGTGTTCGAGTCGATCGCCCTCAACGCGCGCATCGCGCTGCACGTACGGGTGCTGTACGGCCGCGACCAGCACCACATCACCGAGGCGGAGTTCAAGGCCGTCGCCCGGGCCCTGCGCGCCGCCGTCGAGCTGGATCCGCGGGTGACCGGCGTACCGTCGACGAAGGGAACGTTGTGA
- a CDS encoding histidinol-phosphate transaminase yields MTKTVNVPGSAISLDDLPLRENLRGKSPYGAPQLTVPVQLNTNENPHPPSRGLIDDVAEAIRAAATDLHRYPDRDAVALRTDLAAYLTRQTGVALDVSNVWAANGSNEILQQLLQAFGGSGRSAMGFVPSYSMHPIITESLDTEWVEAKRSGDFTLDIDYALACVAERRPDVVFVTSPNNPTGHSIPQSELIRILEAAPGIVVVDEAYAEFSSAPSAVELIDRYPAKLVVSRTMSKAFAFAGGRLGYLAAAPAVIDAMLLVRLPYHLSVVTQAAARAALRHAGETLASVAELASQRERVAAALRDNGFEVAPSDANFLLFGRFRDAAAAWRRYLDEGVLIRDVGIPSYLRVTIGLAAENDEFLRVSAKSAATELVGR; encoded by the coding sequence ATGACGAAGACCGTGAACGTGCCCGGGAGCGCGATCTCCCTGGACGATCTGCCGCTGCGGGAGAACCTGCGGGGTAAGAGTCCGTACGGCGCACCGCAATTGACGGTGCCGGTGCAGCTGAACACCAACGAGAACCCGCATCCGCCCAGCCGCGGCCTGATCGACGATGTGGCCGAGGCGATCCGGGCCGCCGCCACCGACCTGCACCGCTACCCCGACCGCGACGCGGTCGCGCTGCGCACCGATCTCGCCGCCTACCTGACCCGGCAGACCGGCGTCGCGCTCGACGTCTCGAACGTGTGGGCCGCCAACGGATCCAACGAGATCCTGCAGCAACTGTTACAGGCGTTCGGCGGATCCGGCCGCAGCGCCATGGGTTTCGTGCCCTCCTACTCGATGCACCCGATCATCACCGAGAGCCTCGACACCGAATGGGTGGAGGCCAAGCGCAGCGGCGATTTCACCCTGGACATCGACTACGCGCTGGCCTGTGTGGCCGAGCGCCGGCCCGACGTGGTGTTCGTGACGAGCCCGAACAACCCCACCGGGCACAGCATTCCGCAGTCGGAGCTGATCCGGATCCTGGAGGCGGCGCCGGGCATCGTGGTCGTCGACGAGGCGTACGCCGAATTCTCCTCGGCCCCCAGCGCGGTCGAGCTGATCGACCGGTATCCGGCGAAACTCGTGGTGTCCCGGACCATGTCGAAGGCGTTCGCCTTCGCCGGCGGGCGGCTCGGCTATCTGGCCGCCGCGCCGGCGGTGATCGACGCGATGCTGCTGGTGCGCCTGCCGTATCACCTCTCGGTGGTCACCCAGGCCGCCGCGCGCGCGGCGCTGCGGCACGCCGGCGAAACCCTGGCCAGCGTCGCCGAATTGGCGTCGCAACGGGAACGGGTGGCGGCGGCGTTGCGCGACAACGGTTTCGAGGTCGCGCCGAGCGATGCGAACTTCCTGCTGTTCGGCCGGTTCCGCGACGCCGCGGCCGCCTGGCGGCGCTACCTCGACGAGGGAGTGCTGATCCGCGACGTGGGCATTCCGTCCTATCTGCGGGTGACCATCGGGCTCGCCGCCGAGAACGACGAATTCCTGCGCGTCAGCGCGAAATCGGCGGCCACCGAGCTGGTGGGCCGGTGA
- the hisD gene encoding histidinol dehydrogenase gives MTSRIELARVDLRGRTPTAAELRTALPRGGVDVDSVLPHVRPVVEAIRDRGVEAAQEFSAKFDGVAPAAIRVPVAELARALAELDPAVRAALEVAIARSRVVHADQRRTDTTTEVVPGGTVTERWVPVERVGLYVPGGNAVYPSSVVMNVVPAQTAGVDSLVVASPPQAQFGGLPHPTILAAAQLLGVEEVWAVGGAQAVALLSYGGTDTTGGALAPVDMITGPGNIYVTAAKRLCRGLVGIDAEAGPTEIAILADGGADPAHVAADLISQAEHDVLAASVLVTDSVELADAVDAALTAQLAVVKHRDRVVSALTGAQSGVVLVDDIDQGLRVVNAYAAEHLEIQTADAAVVAGRVRSAGAVFVGAWSPVSLGDYCAGSNHVLPTAGCARHSSGLSVQTFLRGVHVVEYSEAALKDVAGHVVALANAEDLPAHGQAVRARFEALR, from the coding sequence ATGACATCCCGCATCGAGCTCGCCCGCGTCGATCTGCGCGGTCGCACTCCCACCGCCGCCGAGCTGCGTACCGCGCTGCCGCGCGGGGGAGTCGACGTCGACTCGGTGCTGCCTCATGTGCGGCCGGTCGTGGAGGCGATCCGCGACCGGGGCGTCGAGGCGGCGCAGGAGTTCTCCGCGAAGTTCGACGGGGTGGCCCCGGCGGCGATCCGGGTGCCGGTCGCCGAGTTGGCGCGCGCGCTGGCCGAGCTGGATCCGGCGGTGCGCGCGGCGCTGGAGGTGGCGATCGCGCGCAGCCGGGTGGTGCACGCCGATCAGCGGCGTACCGATACCACCACGGAGGTGGTGCCCGGTGGCACGGTGACCGAGCGGTGGGTGCCGGTGGAGCGGGTGGGCCTGTATGTGCCCGGCGGTAACGCGGTGTATCCGTCGTCGGTGGTGATGAATGTGGTGCCGGCGCAGACCGCGGGGGTGGATTCGCTGGTGGTGGCCTCGCCGCCGCAGGCGCAGTTCGGTGGGTTGCCGCATCCGACGATCCTGGCCGCGGCGCAGCTGCTGGGGGTCGAGGAGGTGTGGGCCGTCGGTGGTGCGCAGGCGGTGGCGTTGCTGTCCTACGGCGGTACCGACACCACCGGGGGTGCGCTGGCGCCGGTGGACATGATCACCGGGCCGGGCAATATCTATGTGACGGCGGCGAAGCGGTTGTGCCGGGGGCTGGTGGGTATCGATGCGGAGGCCGGGCCGACCGAGATCGCGATCCTCGCCGACGGTGGTGCGGATCCGGCGCATGTGGCCGCGGATCTGATCAGTCAGGCCGAGCACGATGTGCTGGCGGCGAGTGTGCTGGTCACCGACAGTGTCGAGCTCGCCGACGCGGTGGATGCCGCGCTGACCGCGCAGCTGGCGGTGGTGAAGCATCGCGATCGGGTGGTGTCGGCGCTGACCGGTGCGCAGTCGGGGGTCGTGCTGGTCGACGATATCGATCAGGGGTTGCGGGTGGTCAACGCGTATGCCGCGGAGCATCTGGAGATCCAGACCGCCGACGCGGCCGTGGTCGCGGGGCGGGTGCGTAGTGCGGGGGCGGTGTTCGTGGGTGCGTGGTCGCCGGTCAGCCTCGGTGATTATTGCGCGGGTTCGAACCATGTGCTGCCGACTGCCGGGTGTGCGCGGCATTCCTCGGGTCTGAGTGTGCAGACCTTCCTGCGCGGTGTCCATGTCGTCGAGTACAGCGAGGCGGCGTTGAAGGATGTCGCGGGTCATGTGGTCGCGCTGGCGAATGCCGAGGACCTGCCCGCGCACGGACAGGCGGTCCGGGCACGCTTCGAGGCACTGCGATGA
- a CDS encoding PPOX class F420-dependent oxidoreductase, translating into MTEIPEQVRDLLERPIYASLGTTRPDGSPQVNPMWFVWDGEFVWFTHTNARQKFRNLEREPRVSISIFDPDNPYRYLELRGTIDHIDPDPTAALYSRLSERYGGGPVVPPDAERRVAIAVRPTGVSGNLRPRS; encoded by the coding sequence GTGACCGAAATTCCCGAGCAGGTCCGTGATCTGCTGGAACGGCCGATCTACGCCAGCCTGGGCACCACCCGGCCGGACGGCTCCCCGCAGGTGAACCCGATGTGGTTCGTGTGGGACGGCGAGTTCGTGTGGTTCACGCACACCAACGCCCGGCAGAAGTTCCGCAATCTGGAACGGGAGCCGCGGGTATCCATCTCGATCTTCGATCCGGACAATCCGTACCGGTACCTCGAGCTCCGCGGCACGATCGATCACATCGATCCGGATCCGACGGCCGCGCTCTACAGCCGACTGTCCGAGCGGTACGGGGGCGGGCCGGTCGTGCCGCCGGACGCCGAGCGGCGGGTGGCCATCGCGGTCCGGCCCACCGGGGTGTCGGGCAACCTGCGTCCGCGCAGCTGA
- a CDS encoding serine/threonine-protein kinase has translation MIAGHYRLVERIGSGGTGVVWRAVDERLERSVAIKQILTQPSLPPGEKDIVRQRASREARNAARFQHPNAIVVFDITDHEGDPCLIMEYLPSQSLAVVLSAQGTLPLPQVARIGEQVASALVAAHRASIVHRDIKPGNVLLGDNGTVKITDFGISKAKGDVTLTATGLISGTAAYLAPEVARGADPTPAADVFALGATLFHSLEGQPPYGTNPNPLALLYAAANGQLQQPRNAGPLTDLLLSLLSFEPEDRPSMTDVRDELAEFADFASDESNRMLATHRPAGRRPATHTLDRRAAQADISTAEMMATAATISEPEMMPVRPAATHYPTRSNPVSAPIELEPNRRKPLLFAGGFAVGLLIVAGVLFAMFNSSSSNSNAAQSPTAGTSTSAKAGAATTTAAPVGQTKSSGRQIDQNEAVNLPQNFFDAILDTRYSDAWNSLTPAAQQVYGSQAAFQQYWAKNSIQGYNTIDVANTSSTDGSVDIRVASVTYGSQSKSMTFHVIDSGGHLLIDSDTK, from the coding sequence GTGATCGCAGGGCATTACCGCCTGGTCGAGCGGATTGGTAGCGGCGGCACAGGCGTGGTGTGGCGTGCCGTCGACGAGCGTCTCGAGCGATCGGTGGCGATCAAGCAGATCCTCACCCAGCCCAGCCTGCCGCCGGGCGAGAAGGACATCGTCCGGCAGCGCGCCTCGCGCGAGGCCCGCAACGCTGCGCGGTTCCAGCACCCCAATGCCATCGTCGTCTTCGACATCACCGACCATGAGGGCGATCCCTGCCTGATCATGGAGTATCTGCCGTCCCAGAGCCTCGCGGTGGTGCTGTCCGCGCAGGGCACGCTGCCGCTGCCGCAGGTGGCGCGCATCGGCGAGCAGGTGGCCTCGGCCCTGGTCGCCGCGCATCGGGCGAGCATCGTGCATCGCGACATCAAGCCCGGCAACGTACTGCTCGGCGACAACGGCACGGTGAAGATCACCGACTTCGGCATCTCCAAGGCCAAGGGTGATGTGACGCTCACCGCGACCGGCCTCATCTCCGGCACCGCCGCCTATCTGGCGCCGGAGGTCGCGCGCGGCGCCGATCCCACCCCCGCCGCGGACGTGTTCGCCCTGGGCGCAACGCTTTTCCACTCGCTGGAGGGCCAGCCGCCGTACGGCACCAACCCGAATCCGCTGGCGCTGTTGTACGCGGCGGCCAACGGTCAGCTACAGCAGCCGCGCAACGCGGGGCCGCTGACCGATCTGCTGCTGTCGCTGCTGTCGTTCGAGCCGGAGGACCGGCCGAGCATGACCGATGTGCGCGACGAACTGGCCGAGTTCGCGGATTTCGCCTCCGACGAGTCGAACCGGATGCTGGCGACGCACCGGCCCGCCGGTCGCCGTCCCGCCACCCACACGCTGGACCGCCGCGCGGCCCAGGCCGACATCTCCACCGCGGAGATGATGGCCACCGCCGCGACCATCTCCGAACCGGAGATGATGCCGGTCCGGCCCGCCGCGACGCATTACCCGACCCGGTCCAATCCGGTCTCGGCGCCGATCGAGCTCGAGCCGAACCGCCGCAAGCCGTTGCTGTTCGCCGGTGGTTTCGCCGTCGGGCTGCTGATCGTGGCGGGCGTGCTGTTCGCGATGTTCAACAGCTCGAGCTCGAATTCGAATGCGGCGCAATCGCCCACGGCCGGCACCAGCACGTCGGCGAAGGCGGGGGCCGCCACCACGACCGCGGCGCCGGTGGGACAGACCAAGAGCTCCGGCCGGCAGATCGACCAGAACGAGGCCGTGAACCTGCCGCAGAACTTCTTCGACGCGATCCTCGACACCCGGTACTCCGATGCCTGGAACTCGTTGACCCCGGCCGCGCAGCAGGTCTACGGCAGTCAGGCGGCGTTCCAGCAGTACTGGGCCAAGAACAGCATCCAGGGCTACAACACCATCGACGTGGCGAACACCAGCAGCACCGACGGTTCCGTCGACATCCGGGTCGCCAGCGTCACCTACGGCAGCCAGTCCAAGTCGATGACGTTCCACGTCATCGACTCCGGCGGCCACCTGCTCATCGACAGCGACACCAAGTAG